The following coding sequences lie in one Zingiber officinale cultivar Zhangliang chromosome 2B, Zo_v1.1, whole genome shotgun sequence genomic window:
- the LOC122048842 gene encoding glycine-rich protein A3-like translates to MGKESISKGLNGWGSYSGYGYPPATGNCYNHNGHGYYPPAPSYPPAAYPPSHYPPASYPPSHQGHGSRVGAALATAAAAYGVHRIAHGSHHGGHGYGAYAGHMPGAHYGEFKHGKFGKHKHGMFGGKFKKWK, encoded by the exons GCTTGAATGGCTGGGGTTCTTATTCAGGCTATGGATATCCTCCGGCGACCGGAAATTGTTATAACCATAACGGTCATGGATACTACCCTCCAGCACCATCATACCCTCCTGCCGCATACCCCCCCTCGCATTATCCTCCTGCTTCCTATCCACCATCACACCAAG GACATGGATCTCGTGTGGGGGCAGCGTTAGCCACCGCCGCTGCTGCTTATGGAGTTCACCGCATAGCTCATGGTTCTCACCATGGTGGCCATGGCTATGGAGCATACGCGGGGCATATGCCCGGTGCCCACTACGGCGAGTTTAAGCATGGCAAGTTCGGAAAGCACAAGCACGGCATGTTTGGAGGCAAGTTTAAGAAATGGAAGTGA